The DNA segment GAAGGAGTCTGACCTGGCTTTTTTTAATAAGCTTTTGCAGTTTCAGAATGCTTTTTATTTAACGGAGCATAAAGAAGAGGTGTTGACACAGTTGCTTCATGAATTGTGCGAGGTTACGAAAAGCAATTGTGCCGGATTGATCAATAATAAAAACAGGTTAGCAGATATTTTTGTAAACGACGGTCAGGTTGGTCTTTTGCATGCTACCTTTCAAAATACGCGTGCTACTGCCGGAAAAAATTACCAGATTAAAAAAATTGGAGGACAAAGCATGCTGATCTGCAGTATTAGAGATGCAGATGGAATTCTTGGCTTGTTATACCTTATTCGTTCGGGGAGCGCCTTTACCGCGGAGGATTATGCAGGTGTAAAATCAGCAATACCTGTGATCAATGGGATGCTGGCTTTTATTAACCTATCTGATAAGACCGCTCCGGAGCTTGCGCTTCAATTGAGAAAAACCGCGAGCTTACAATCGCTGATAGAATCGCTTGATGATATTATTCTGGAGCTGGACGAACATACTGTTATTAAAAAAGTCTGGGTAAAGGATAAGACCAAGCTTTTTATGCCACCGGAACTCTTTATCGACAAAACTTTAACAGAGGTAATGGGTGGCTTTGCCTATGTTTTTATCGAATGTATACAAACCTTGCTCATCTCAGGAGAACGACAGGAATGTGTTTATCCTGATTTTGATCTGAATAAAGATTTGTGGTACTGCGCAAAATTCCAGAAGATTGATGTAGGAAATGAGGGAGTGAGGGTCATCTGTGTGATCGAAGACATTACCTCCAAAAAGCTGATGAGCGATCAGCTGCAACAAAACACAGTAGAGCTGAAAAGGATCAATAATTTACTTGACATTGGTTTGGATATCTCTAAGATGGGGGGCTGGGAATATCACCTGCTCAGTAGAGATCTCTTTGTCACGCGGCAAATCAACGACATCAAGGACCTGAGTCATGACGTCGTCCTGGACTATAAAACTGTATTTGATTATTTTGACCATTCCAATAAAATAATTTTACTGAATGTGCTTAGCGAGGCTTTTAAAGGGTCAGTGCCCTTTGATATTGAGCTGGAGCTGACTTCTGCTACTCAGCAAAAGAAATGGGTCAGACTTGCAGGAGTTCCGGTTTTTGAAAACGAAACCGTGCAGTCGTTCCGGGGGATTTTAAAAGACATTACACATAACAGGAAAAATCAGGAGGAGCTGATTGCGGCTAAAAATCTGGCTGAGCAGATTGCAAGGAAGAGAACAGAGATTCTTTCTATTATGAGCCATGAAATACGAACACCACTGAATGGGATTATCGGGATTTGTAACCTATTGGATCAGAAGGATTTTCCTGACCCTCAAACCAGGGAGTATGTTAGTCACCTGAGTTTTTCTTCCAACCATTTGCTAAATCTTGTGAATGATATCCTGGATCTGGAAAAGATTGAGAATAAAAAAATGGAACTCAATGAAGTTGAGGGGGACCTTAGCGCTTTGGTAGGTAACATCATTAAGCAGTTTGATTCACTGGCCGAGGTGAAAGGTCTGGAACTGAAGTTTCATGCAGATAAAGGGATTCCTTCCACTATTATTTTTGATGAACTGCGCCTCGGAAGAATCCTGAATAACCTGATTGGGAACGCGATTAAATTTACTGAAAAAGGTGAAGTTGTGGTGAGTCTGACTACCGTAAGTAAAAAAGAGGAGGTTGTGAGGGTGCGTTTTAAGGTTGAGGATACGGGGATAGGGATCCCGGACCACCTTCATAACCTGGTGTTTGATAAGTTCCATCAGGTTCAGCAGGCGAGCCACAGGCAACAGCAGGGAACAGGATTGGGCTTGAGCATCACCAAAGGCCTGGTGAGTCTGTTTAAGAGCGAAATCATCCTGCGAAGCAGAATGGATGAAGGAACGGTGTTTGAGTTCGAAATCGACTTTAAAATTGTCAAAGGACCGGAACTGAGGAAAGTATTTAAAGGAGAAGGACAGGTCCGCAATATCTTGCCTGGATTAAAGCTGTTGATTGTGGATGATAACCCGGTTAACCTGCTGGTCGCAAGGCGTCAACTGGTGAATTTTGGGATCGATGCGGAACAGGCTGATAATGGATATACTGCATTGGAGATGCTTAAAGAGAAAGAATTTGACATTATCTTAATCGATCTGCACATGCCTGGAATGGATGGATATCAGTTGGCAAGACAGGTGCAGATAGACCATCCGGCGACGAAAGTGGTCATCTTTACTGCGGATATCCTGGAGGAAGTGAGAATGAGGTTAACGGAGATGGGGATTTTATACGTTTTATCCAAACCCTTTAATCCTGATGAAATGCACGGTTTGCTGCTGGAAGTAATCAATAATAACGCCTAATGCTTATTTCATGTCATTCCACTCGGAAAGGCTAACCAGGATCGGTTGTAAGGCTTTTCCTTTCTCAGACAAATGATAATCTACCCGTACCGGGACTTCCGCAATGATCTCTTTATATAGCAGGCCATCTCTCTCCATCTCTTTGAGCTGTTTACCCAGAGTCTGATCTGAGATTCCTGGTAATACTGTCTTTAACAGACTGAAGCGGTTTACGCCTTCCGAGATGTGAATGAGGATCAGTGCTTTCCATCTTCCGGAAATTGCATCCAGAGCCGCATTAATCCGGCATGACTGAAGCAGAAAGGCTTTGTTGACTGCATTTGAGGAGTTTTCTTTGATCATAGGGCTACTCATTTTTTTATGAGTTACTTCCAAAAAAGGGAGTGATGAATAATTGTTTTTTTGTCCCGTAGGTTTGTATCGGTGCTATTCACAAATATAAAACTAAAGTTAAAATGAAAGCAATTGTATTAGAAGGTTTCGGTGATGTGGATCATTTTCATCTGGCTGAGATAGAAAATCCTGTTCCAAAAGCAGAAGAGGTATTGATCAGGATTGAAGCGGCAGCATTTAATCCGATAGATTATCAAATGAGACAAGGGCGACGGGAGAAACAACTCATGACTTCTTCCATCCAGGGGAGGGAAATGTCTGGAGTGATTGTGGCTGTTGGGAGCCAGGTAGCTGGTTTTCTGCCTGGTGATGAAGTGATGGCGGCTTCAGGAAGTAAAGGATCAAATGGAAGTTATGCAGAATATATGGCTATAAACCCGATAATGATCGCACATAAACCTTCCAATATCAGTTTTGAAGAAGCTGCGGCAATTCCTTCTGCGGGATTAACAGCCTGGCAATGTTTTAAGCGAATGAATATACAAGCGGAACAAAGGGTTTTTATTACCGGAGGCTCCGGGGCGGTGGGAAGCTTTCTGATTCGCATTCTGAAATACCATGGCATCCATCAGATCATCAGTACTGCCGGAAGCCAGAAAAGTACGGAAGCTTTATGGGCGCTGGGCCTGGATGAAAGTCAGGTGATCGATTACAGAAATACAGACCTTACTGCGGAACTCATTACAGCGAATGAAGGGCTGTTATTTGATTTTGTGGTGGAGATTGTTGGAGGGGAGATCTCGGAAGTCGCCGCGGAAGTGCTGAAAGTAAATGGTACCTATCTTGATGTGACCTTTTTAGGTACAGAACGAACAAGAGGTTTACTCTTTGATAAGGGCTGTGTAGTGATAAATATTTCCAATTATGCACATGCTTTAGGCAATAATCTGGGCTATTACAGGGAAGCGTTGAATCAGGTTGCCGCCTTGATTGAAGCTGGTGAAATTAGTCCCCCGGCAATACATGTTGTTGGGGAACTTAGTGTAAAAACGGTACAGGAAGCCCATCTGCTAATGGAAAATAACCAGGGACAGGGTCGGAAAAGCGTGATGAAAGTCAGTTAATCTAACATGGATTTACTGGCTTTAATGTTCAGTTGTTTACATAAATCCATAATCCTTTCTGTATCTGCCCGGCTGATGATCAGGCCCTGAAGATTGTCGCCATAGCTGTCGCCAAATGAAATCAA comes from the Pedobacter sp. FW305-3-2-15-E-R2A2 genome and includes:
- a CDS encoding ATP-binding protein — encoded protein: MRSLADLSNNYLKESDLAFFNKLLQFQNAFYLTEHKEEVLTQLLHELCEVTKSNCAGLINNKNRLADIFVNDGQVGLLHATFQNTRATAGKNYQIKKIGGQSMLICSIRDADGILGLLYLIRSGSAFTAEDYAGVKSAIPVINGMLAFINLSDKTAPELALQLRKTASLQSLIESLDDIILELDEHTVIKKVWVKDKTKLFMPPELFIDKTLTEVMGGFAYVFIECIQTLLISGERQECVYPDFDLNKDLWYCAKFQKIDVGNEGVRVICVIEDITSKKLMSDQLQQNTVELKRINNLLDIGLDISKMGGWEYHLLSRDLFVTRQINDIKDLSHDVVLDYKTVFDYFDHSNKIILLNVLSEAFKGSVPFDIELELTSATQQKKWVRLAGVPVFENETVQSFRGILKDITHNRKNQEELIAAKNLAEQIARKRTEILSIMSHEIRTPLNGIIGICNLLDQKDFPDPQTREYVSHLSFSSNHLLNLVNDILDLEKIENKKMELNEVEGDLSALVGNIIKQFDSLAEVKGLELKFHADKGIPSTIIFDELRLGRILNNLIGNAIKFTEKGEVVVSLTTVSKKEEVVRVRFKVEDTGIGIPDHLHNLVFDKFHQVQQASHRQQQGTGLGLSITKGLVSLFKSEIILRSRMDEGTVFEFEIDFKIVKGPELRKVFKGEGQVRNILPGLKLLIVDDNPVNLLVARRQLVNFGIDAEQADNGYTALEMLKEKEFDIILIDLHMPGMDGYQLARQVQIDHPATKVVIFTADILEEVRMRLTEMGILYVLSKPFNPDEMHGLLLEVINNNA
- a CDS encoding helix-turn-helix domain-containing protein — protein: MIKENSSNAVNKAFLLQSCRINAALDAISGRWKALILIHISEGVNRFSLLKTVLPGISDQTLGKQLKEMERDGLLYKEIIAEVPVRVDYHLSEKGKALQPILVSLSEWNDMK
- a CDS encoding NADP-dependent oxidoreductase, which gives rise to MKAIVLEGFGDVDHFHLAEIENPVPKAEEVLIRIEAAAFNPIDYQMRQGRREKQLMTSSIQGREMSGVIVAVGSQVAGFLPGDEVMAASGSKGSNGSYAEYMAINPIMIAHKPSNISFEEAAAIPSAGLTAWQCFKRMNIQAEQRVFITGGSGAVGSFLIRILKYHGIHQIISTAGSQKSTEALWALGLDESQVIDYRNTDLTAELITANEGLLFDFVVEIVGGEISEVAAEVLKVNGTYLDVTFLGTERTRGLLFDKGCVVINISNYAHALGNNLGYYREALNQVAALIEAGEISPPAIHVVGELSVKTVQEAHLLMENNQGQGRKSVMKVS